One genomic window of Nitrosomonas sp. Is35 includes the following:
- a CDS encoding adenine phosphoribosyltransferase, with amino-acid sequence MTIKSHIRTVPHYPHHGIMFRDITTLLKDPIGLRTTIQEISKRYSNVKIDKVAGIESRGFIIGAPVAYQLGKGFVPIRKRNKLPAETIGRDYQLEYGSDRIEIHVDAIQPGERVLLVDDLIATGGTAEAAVGLIRDMGGEVVECCFVIDLPDVGGKARLENLGCPVFALCEFEGD; translated from the coding sequence ATGACGATTAAATCCCACATTCGTACCGTCCCGCACTACCCGCATCACGGCATTATGTTTCGTGATATCACCACACTGCTAAAAGATCCCATCGGATTGCGGACAACCATACAGGAAATTTCAAAGCGCTACAGCAATGTCAAAATTGATAAAGTGGCTGGCATTGAGTCGCGCGGTTTTATTATCGGTGCGCCCGTGGCCTATCAGCTGGGTAAAGGCTTTGTGCCGATTCGTAAGCGAAACAAATTACCGGCGGAAACGATAGGAAGAGATTATCAACTGGAATATGGCAGTGACCGGATTGAAATTCACGTCGACGCGATTCAACCGGGAGAACGAGTGCTGCTAGTGGATGATCTGATTGCAACCGGTGGAACCGCTGAAGCTGCCGTTGGCCTGATCCGGGATATGGGGGGTGAAGTGGTGGAATGCTGCTTTGTGATCGATTTGCCGGATGTGGGCGGTAAAGCCCGGCTGGAAAATTTGGGATGTCCGGTGTTTGCGTTGTGCGAGTTTGAAGGCGATTAG
- the mpl gene encoding UDP-N-acetylmuramate:L-alanyl-gamma-D-glutamyl-meso-diaminopimelate ligase: MHIHILGICGTFMGGIAAIARESGHTVTGCDQDVYPPMSTQLESQGIELIAGYSPEQIRLQPDIFVIGNVVTRGNPLMEEILNRNLPYISGPQWLSENILRHRWVLAVSGTHGKTTTSSMLAWILDYAGLNPGFLIGGIPENFGISARIGNTSPFFVIEADEYDTAFFDKRSKFVHYHPKTAILNNLEFDHADIFTDLSAIERQFHHFVRVIPNNGLIVANGQDPNLKHVLKQGCWTPVEEFGTESGWHTKTQTNNMIDIYCNETFHGSLQWDLLGEHNRMNALAALIAARHTGIPVNIGIEALAQFKNVKRRMEKRGTVNGISVYDDFAHHPTAIQTTIEGLRTHTGKARIIAVLEPRSNTMKMGVWKDSLAKSLSEADQVLCFTRDAHWAKDAMLPLHNKARCVDDLNQLVQAIATIAAPGDHILIMSNGGFGGIHEKILSALERT; the protein is encoded by the coding sequence ATGCATATTCATATACTCGGAATTTGCGGTACCTTTATGGGGGGTATTGCAGCCATTGCACGCGAATCCGGTCACACGGTGACGGGTTGCGATCAAGATGTCTATCCACCGATGAGCACCCAACTTGAGTCTCAAGGTATCGAATTGATAGCGGGTTATTCGCCCGAACAGATCCGGTTACAGCCGGATATTTTCGTCATCGGTAACGTCGTTACACGCGGCAATCCGCTGATGGAGGAAATACTCAACCGGAATTTACCTTATATTTCCGGTCCGCAGTGGTTATCGGAAAATATTCTACGGCATCGCTGGGTGCTTGCCGTGTCCGGTACCCACGGAAAAACGACAACCAGCTCGATGTTAGCCTGGATATTGGATTACGCCGGATTGAATCCGGGATTTCTGATTGGTGGAATCCCCGAGAATTTTGGCATTTCAGCACGAATCGGAAACACCTCACCCTTCTTTGTCATTGAAGCGGACGAATACGACACAGCATTTTTTGATAAACGCTCCAAATTTGTTCACTACCATCCGAAAACCGCGATACTGAATAATCTTGAGTTCGATCATGCCGATATTTTTACAGATCTTTCAGCGATTGAACGGCAATTCCATCACTTTGTACGAGTTATTCCGAATAACGGTTTAATCGTCGCAAATGGCCAAGATCCCAATCTGAAGCATGTCCTCAAACAAGGCTGTTGGACACCGGTAGAAGAATTCGGCACTGAAAGTGGCTGGCATACCAAAACGCAGACAAACAATATGATCGATATCTATTGCAACGAAACATTTCACGGAAGCCTGCAATGGGATTTATTGGGCGAACATAACCGCATGAATGCGCTGGCTGCGCTGATTGCTGCGCGGCACACCGGGATACCGGTCAATATTGGCATCGAAGCACTAGCACAATTCAAGAATGTCAAACGCCGCATGGAGAAACGCGGTACGGTCAACGGTATCTCCGTTTATGATGATTTCGCTCACCACCCGACCGCCATTCAAACCACAATCGAAGGCTTGCGGACTCATACCGGCAAAGCAAGGATTATTGCAGTCCTGGAGCCGCGCTCCAACACCATGAAAATGGGAGTATGGAAAGATTCTCTTGCTAAGAGTTTGAGCGAAGCCGATCAGGTGCTTTGCTTCACCCGCGATGCACACTGGGCTAAAGATGCCATGTTGCCATTACATAACAAGGCACGCTGTGTTGATGATTTGAATCAGCTCGTCCAAGCTATCGCAACGATCGCAGCGCCTGGCGATCATATTTTAATCATGAGCAACGGAGGTTTTGGCGGCATCCATGAAAAAATACTATCCGCATTAGAACGAACGTAA
- a CDS encoding cation:proton antiporter, with translation MAIAWMLALDWRTGLVLGGALAMSSTAIVSKILAERAELNSTHGRQVIGVLLFQDLAVIPLLIVMPALAAEIDSETNDFSLMLTVALLKVAAVLTFLLFFGQKLMRPWFHLVARQKSSELFVLNVLLITLGIAWLTELAGLSMALGAFLAGMLISETEYRYQVEDDIKPFRDILLGLFFVTIGMLLDMQVVIENFLWIFAILAALIVLKIVVIAGLSRLFGADANVAIRTGVNLAQAGEFGFILLAQAGESGLIENSILQPVLAAMVLSMFIAPFIIEYSESMIHRLYGSDWMYRAMQITSIAAQTMVSQNHVIICGYGRSGQSMARILEQESIPFIALDLDPQRIREAAGAGEAVVYGDAARCEVLIAAGLMRAKVLVVSYADTVSTLKILKHVQELRPVLSVVVRTRDDSDIDVLKEAGATEVVAEIMEGSLMLASHALMFVDISTGRILRRIRKIREQRYSLLRGFYYGVTDEAEDNSEKLLPRLLTITIIQGAAAINKTLGDIDLASLDVEVTAVRRRNIRGLLPTGETRLELGDVIVLRGTQENLAAAEIKLIQG, from the coding sequence ATGGCAATAGCCTGGATGCTGGCGCTGGATTGGCGCACTGGATTGGTATTGGGCGGCGCCCTGGCGATGTCTTCCACCGCTATTGTGAGCAAAATATTGGCCGAGCGGGCGGAACTCAATTCTACGCATGGCAGGCAGGTGATCGGCGTTCTGCTTTTTCAGGATCTGGCGGTTATTCCATTATTGATTGTGATGCCCGCGCTGGCGGCTGAGATCGATAGTGAAACGAACGACTTCAGTTTAATGCTGACGGTTGCTTTGCTGAAAGTGGCCGCTGTTCTGACCTTTCTGTTATTTTTCGGGCAAAAATTGATGCGCCCCTGGTTTCATTTGGTTGCCCGGCAGAAATCGTCGGAATTGTTCGTACTGAATGTGCTGTTGATTACGCTGGGTATCGCGTGGTTAACCGAACTGGCTGGTTTGTCAATGGCTTTGGGGGCATTTCTGGCGGGCATGTTGATCTCCGAAACGGAATACCGCTACCAAGTGGAAGACGATATCAAGCCTTTCCGGGATATTTTGCTGGGTTTGTTTTTTGTGACGATTGGTATGCTGTTGGATATGCAGGTCGTCATTGAAAATTTCCTGTGGATATTTGCCATTCTGGCAGCGTTGATTGTGCTGAAAATAGTCGTAATTGCCGGATTGTCGCGTTTGTTTGGCGCGGATGCCAACGTCGCGATCAGGACGGGGGTGAATCTGGCGCAAGCAGGAGAATTTGGCTTCATTTTACTGGCACAGGCGGGTGAATCCGGTTTGATCGAAAATTCAATTCTGCAGCCGGTGCTTGCGGCTATGGTGCTATCGATGTTCATCGCGCCATTCATTATTGAATACAGCGAATCGATGATTCATCGTCTATACGGTTCGGATTGGATGTATCGCGCGATGCAGATCACATCCATTGCCGCGCAGACGATGGTGTCGCAGAATCATGTGATTATCTGCGGTTACGGGCGCAGCGGTCAGAGTATGGCGCGGATACTGGAACAGGAGTCCATACCGTTTATCGCCTTGGATCTCGATCCGCAACGTATCCGCGAGGCAGCCGGTGCGGGGGAGGCCGTGGTGTACGGCGATGCAGCCCGGTGCGAAGTGCTGATTGCCGCGGGATTGATGCGCGCCAAAGTATTGGTTGTCAGCTATGCGGATACGGTTTCTACACTGAAGATTCTGAAGCACGTTCAGGAGTTGCGCCCGGTTCTTTCCGTTGTTGTCCGCACGCGCGATGACTCTGATATTGATGTATTGAAAGAAGCCGGGGCTACGGAAGTGGTGGCGGAAATCATGGAAGGCAGCTTAATGTTGGCGTCCCATGCGCTGATGTTTGTCGATATATCGACCGGGCGAATTTTGCGCCGCATCAGAAAAATTCGTGAGCAGCGTTATAGCCTGTTGCGCGGTTTTTATTATGGTGTGACCGATGAAGCCGAGGACAACAGTGAGAAACTGTTGCCGCGTTTGTTGACGATCACCATTATTCAAGGTGCGGCTGCGATTAATAAAACACTGGGTGATATTGATCTGGCAAGTCTGGATGTCGAAGTTACCGCGGTGAGAAGACGCAACATTCGCGGATTATTGCCCACCGGAGAAACACGTCTGGAACTTGGCGATGTTATCGTGCTGCGCGGTACACAGGAGAATCTCGCGGCGGCTGAAATCAAGTTAATACAGGGTTGA
- the gluQRS gene encoding tRNA glutamyl-Q(34) synthetase GluQRS, translated as MESTRSINTHYRGRFAPSPTGPLHFGSLVAAVGSYADAKFHGGKWLVRIEDVDLQRRVPGAAKQILDTLEKLGMEWDEEIIYQSQRSEAYRDALHVLNKQGLLYPCTCSRKEIADSSITGLYGFIYPGTCLNNPASLQNTHALRIQTHDDVIQFTDGLKGLYTQKLRSEVGDFVLRRADGIYAYQLAVVVDDATQNITHVVRGADLIDSTPRQIFLQQLLRYPVPQYMHLPVVTNAAGEKLSKQTNAAPVNTAEALKELVDALHFLGQQPPLEILEGDIASFWRWVKQNWRVNRIPNGVM; from the coding sequence ATGGAAAGCACTCGATCGATTAATACGCATTATCGCGGACGATTCGCGCCATCACCGACCGGACCGCTGCACTTTGGTTCGCTGGTAGCGGCTGTAGGCAGCTATGCCGATGCGAAATTTCATGGCGGCAAATGGCTGGTTAGAATTGAGGACGTCGATTTGCAACGTAGAGTACCTGGAGCGGCCAAACAAATTTTGGATACGCTTGAGAAATTGGGTATGGAATGGGACGAGGAAATCATCTACCAAAGCCAGCGTTCCGAGGCATACCGGGATGCTTTGCATGTGTTGAATAAACAAGGTTTATTGTATCCCTGTACGTGCTCCCGGAAGGAAATCGCGGATTCCAGCATCACCGGTTTATATGGTTTCATTTATCCCGGAACCTGTCTGAACAATCCCGCTTCACTGCAAAATACACATGCGCTTCGTATTCAAACTCATGATGATGTCATTCAGTTTACCGATGGTTTGAAGGGATTGTATACGCAGAAACTGCGCAGTGAGGTGGGTGATTTTGTGTTACGCCGGGCTGATGGGATTTATGCCTATCAGCTTGCGGTTGTGGTGGACGACGCCACGCAGAATATCACGCATGTAGTTCGCGGCGCTGATCTTATCGATTCCACACCGCGGCAAATATTTCTGCAGCAGCTGTTGCGTTATCCGGTACCGCAATACATGCACTTGCCCGTGGTAACCAACGCGGCAGGAGAGAAGCTCAGCAAGCAAACGAACGCTGCTCCGGTGAATACGGCCGAGGCATTAAAGGAGCTGGTTGATGCGTTGCATTTCCTGGGTCAGCAGCCGCCACTAGAAATTCTGGAAGGCGATATTGCTTCTTTCTGGCGCTGGGTCAAGCAAAATTGGCGCGTGAACCGGATTCCAAACGGTGTGATGTAA
- the nirK gene encoding copper-containing nitrite reductase gives MIKAVQAIVGLGLLCLGATQVAVAATDVSKLPHVKQTLVAPPNVPAHEQTSKGPKVVQITMETQEKLIEVAPGAKVWALTFNGSVPGPLIVAHEGDYIELTLKNPKSSTLAHNVDFHAATGALGGAGLTLVQPGEEVVLRWKAIKSGVFVYHCAPGGTMIPFHVISGMSGAIMILPKDGLKDNKGKPYKYDRAYYIGEQDFYLPKDDKGNFKTYGSPAEGMADMLEVAKGLIPTHVVFNGAVGALTGDNALKAKVGEKVLFIHSQANRPSYPHLIGGHGDLYWVGGSFGDVPLTNQETWFVPAGAAVAASYEFHQPGLHVYLSHNLIEAVLLGAAAHMTVDGAWNDDIMTQLKKPASFDAKAGMDH, from the coding sequence ATGATTAAAGCTGTTCAAGCGATTGTTGGTCTAGGATTGCTCTGTTTAGGCGCAACTCAAGTAGCTGTGGCTGCTACAGACGTTTCTAAATTACCGCATGTTAAACAAACATTGGTGGCTCCACCAAATGTACCTGCACATGAGCAAACTTCAAAAGGGCCAAAAGTTGTTCAAATTACAATGGAAACCCAAGAGAAGCTGATCGAAGTTGCGCCAGGTGCAAAAGTTTGGGCGCTGACTTTCAACGGTAGTGTTCCTGGTCCGCTTATCGTTGCACATGAAGGCGACTATATTGAATTGACATTAAAAAATCCAAAATCAAGCACATTGGCGCATAACGTAGACTTCCACGCTGCAACCGGTGCGCTCGGTGGTGCTGGTTTAACACTGGTTCAACCCGGTGAAGAAGTTGTACTGCGTTGGAAAGCAATCAAATCAGGCGTATTCGTTTATCATTGCGCACCTGGCGGAACCATGATTCCATTCCACGTTATTTCCGGTATGAGCGGTGCCATCATGATATTGCCTAAAGATGGTCTGAAAGACAACAAAGGCAAACCATACAAGTATGACCGCGCTTACTACATCGGCGAACAAGATTTCTATCTGCCTAAAGATGACAAAGGTAATTTCAAAACCTATGGCTCACCAGCAGAAGGCATGGCAGACATGTTGGAAGTTGCTAAAGGACTTATCCCAACACACGTAGTATTCAATGGCGCAGTTGGTGCACTGACCGGTGACAACGCACTGAAAGCCAAAGTGGGTGAGAAAGTTCTGTTTATCCATTCACAAGCTAACCGTCCTTCCTATCCGCACTTGATTGGTGGACACGGTGATCTGTACTGGGTAGGCGGTTCATTTGGTGATGTACCTCTGACCAACCAAGAAACTTGGTTTGTTCCAGCAGGCGCTGCAGTTGCTGCATCTTATGAATTCCATCAACCTGGCTTGCATGTATATCTCAGTCATAACCTGATTGAAGCTGTATTGCTGGGTGCTGCTGCTCACATGACAGTTGATGGTGCTTGGAATGATGACATCATGACTCAACTTAAAAAACCAGCTAGCTTTGATGCAAAAGCTGGAATGGACCACTAA
- a CDS encoding PAS domain-containing protein, with protein MDFIVEKDPGLIPQVLSKILDSCVNGVTLADPDQEDMPLVYVNKAFETITGYTLAETVGRNCRFLQGDEHDQAGVKQLKEGIKNRKPVEVVLRNFRKNGELFYNHLLVSPLFDSHGNLLYFLGVQLDITPKIRAEEEIKALKEQLAALK; from the coding sequence ATGGATTTTATCGTTGAAAAAGACCCTGGATTAATTCCACAAGTATTGTCCAAGATTCTTGATTCATGTGTGAACGGTGTAACACTGGCTGATCCCGATCAAGAGGACATGCCTTTGGTTTATGTGAATAAAGCGTTTGAGACAATAACCGGTTATACGTTAGCGGAAACGGTAGGCAGGAACTGCCGTTTCTTGCAGGGCGATGAACACGATCAAGCCGGTGTTAAGCAGCTGAAGGAAGGGATCAAGAATAGGAAACCGGTGGAAGTGGTTCTGAGAAACTTTCGTAAGAACGGTGAATTATTTTATAACCATTTATTGGTTTCCCCGCTTTTCGATTCGCACGGAAACTTACTTTATTTCCTCGGCGTGCAATTAGACATCACCCCGAAAATCCGCGCGGAAGAGGAAATTAAGGCTTTGAAGGAACAACTGGCGGCATTGAAGTGA
- a CDS encoding NAD(P)/FAD-dependent oxidoreductase: protein MAFLPFNISKQKRLKVVIAGGGYAGLAALTNLLQFAPDTDITLIDPKTQHLKITHLHETFRYPLADLLVPFADIVNRYGCRHIPAELSFDQNALESYQNERQLVVNGEMIDFDYLIVASGCESQKSDHDDSGNLLNLNDFATMSGSDLLTRLLDRNDSPELSISVVGGGATGIQFLFEIKQFLDRIRRKAELRLIHSGEHVLEQFPAGFGTYAESRMRDMNIAFYPNTYYREQQTGKILLMEKVTEKQFELPSSLTLLFLGKKQRNIFTANAFGQVIVNQKPLPHIFVAGDCSYYQSLGSNTLTAQSAVRKGKLVARNVLRHAGFPGLLEPYLHHELGYVVSLGPSDAVGWLVAEGNLITGIPALTIKEIVEAQYDLLLAGIDTYLV, encoded by the coding sequence GTGGCTTTTCTGCCATTTAATATTTCCAAGCAAAAAAGATTGAAGGTGGTCATTGCCGGTGGCGGATATGCCGGACTTGCCGCGTTAACCAATCTTTTACAATTTGCTCCGGATACCGACATTACGCTGATCGATCCTAAAACGCAGCATCTGAAAATTACGCACTTGCACGAAACGTTTCGCTATCCGCTAGCCGATTTGCTGGTTCCTTTTGCCGATATAGTAAATCGCTATGGTTGCCGGCACATTCCGGCAGAACTGAGCTTTGATCAAAACGCGTTGGAGAGCTATCAGAACGAACGGCAGCTGGTTGTGAATGGTGAAATGATTGATTTTGATTATTTGATCGTCGCGAGCGGTTGCGAGAGTCAGAAAAGTGATCATGACGATAGCGGCAATTTGCTGAATCTGAATGATTTTGCCACGATGAGCGGATCAGATTTATTAACCAGGTTGCTCGACCGGAATGACTCACCTGAACTGTCGATTTCCGTTGTAGGCGGAGGAGCCACGGGGATACAGTTTTTATTCGAAATAAAGCAATTTCTCGATCGGATCAGACGAAAGGCGGAATTGCGCCTAATCCATTCGGGCGAGCATGTGCTGGAACAATTTCCTGCCGGGTTTGGTACTTATGCGGAATCCCGCATGCGGGATATGAATATCGCTTTTTATCCGAATACGTATTACCGTGAACAGCAAACCGGAAAAATTTTGCTGATGGAAAAAGTGACTGAAAAGCAGTTTGAATTACCTTCCAGTTTAACTCTGCTGTTTTTGGGAAAAAAGCAGCGCAATATTTTTACCGCAAATGCTTTCGGACAGGTTATAGTTAATCAGAAACCGCTACCCCATATTTTTGTAGCGGGCGATTGTTCGTATTACCAGTCGCTTGGGTCGAATACATTGACCGCGCAATCCGCTGTCCGGAAGGGTAAATTAGTGGCGCGTAATGTGTTGCGGCATGCGGGATTTCCCGGATTGCTCGAGCCTTATCTTCACCATGAATTGGGTTATGTGGTGAGTCTGGGGCCGTCGGATGCGGTAGGCTGGCTGGTTGCGGAAGGTAACTTGATCACCGGTATTCCGGCTTTAACGATTAAAGAAATTGTCGAAGCGCAATATGACTTATTATTGGCAGGAATCGATACCTATTTGGTTTAG
- a CDS encoding polyketide cyclase: protein MLGLFKDSPVIGKASAIIQSPADKLFNFIGNDLLINYPRWSPEVKELEKITDGPVKLGTVCRQVRIDQGNRSESTFKVKFFDTGARICFEGVSNPYRCDYVIESVNASDSRITFIFELLSLDLHVRPFEKLVRIAVQDGTERTVKNIKKLIEAE, encoded by the coding sequence ATGCTTGGTTTGTTCAAAGACAGCCCTGTAATTGGCAAGGCCAGTGCAATAATTCAAAGTCCAGCCGATAAACTTTTCAATTTTATCGGTAATGATCTGCTCATTAATTATCCCCGATGGTCTCCGGAAGTTAAAGAATTGGAGAAAATCACCGATGGTCCGGTAAAACTAGGAACCGTCTGCCGTCAAGTCCGCATCGATCAAGGCAATCGCTCGGAGTCGACCTTCAAAGTTAAATTTTTTGATACGGGTGCACGTATCTGTTTTGAAGGCGTTTCCAATCCTTACCGGTGTGATTATGTCATTGAATCAGTGAATGCTTCCGACAGCCGGATAACTTTTATTTTTGAATTGCTGAGCTTGGATCTGCATGTCAGGCCGTTTGAGAAGCTGGTGCGTATTGCCGTTCAAGATGGAACCGAAAGGACTGTCAAGAATATCAAGAAACTGATTGAGGCGGAGTAG
- a CDS encoding cation:proton antiporter yields the protein MFNPLQPVLILLAVSVLAVVVFRLLRLPPMLGYLLAGVCIGPYALGWIADSDETRHLAEFGVVFLMFSVGLEFSLPKLITMKRIVFGFGTAQVAICILF from the coding sequence ATGTTCAATCCATTACAGCCTGTTCTCATTTTGTTAGCCGTGTCGGTATTGGCGGTGGTCGTTTTCCGTTTACTGCGGCTACCGCCGATGCTGGGTTATTTGTTGGCGGGCGTGTGCATCGGTCCGTATGCGTTGGGTTGGATCGCGGATAGTGATGAGACTCGCCACTTGGCTGAGTTTGGCGTGGTATTTCTGATGTTCAGCGTAGGCCTGGAATTCAGTTTGCCCAAGCTGATTACGATGAAGCGCATTGTTTTTGGTTTTGGCACGGCGCAAGTGGCGATCTGCATTCTTTTTTAG
- a CDS encoding aspartate carbamoyltransferase, which produces MNQLLTVTFLLVFLLPASIGAAAPADEKRLDEVAERGAHVMPFGLEKTVHVFTKTESGGVQKVTVKNISDQEQVSLIRAHLSEIANEFKQGNFSNPEKIHGEGMPGLPELKAAKPGDIKIEYKVLPIGAQISYFTESPQLITAIHRWFDAQLSDHARHIEPGQPHQHMPNQ; this is translated from the coding sequence ATGAATCAACTGCTTACTGTCACTTTCTTGCTGGTATTTCTTTTACCGGCATCGATTGGTGCTGCTGCGCCAGCGGATGAAAAGCGATTGGACGAAGTAGCGGAGCGCGGTGCTCATGTCATGCCGTTTGGTTTGGAAAAGACCGTGCATGTTTTCACCAAGACCGAAAGTGGAGGCGTTCAGAAGGTTACCGTCAAAAACATATCGGATCAGGAGCAAGTCAGTTTGATCAGAGCGCATTTGTCTGAAATAGCCAATGAATTCAAGCAAGGAAACTTCTCAAATCCGGAAAAAATTCACGGTGAAGGCATGCCCGGATTACCTGAATTAAAAGCAGCCAAACCGGGAGATATCAAGATTGAATACAAAGTGCTCCCTATCGGCGCACAAATCAGCTATTTTACTGAGTCCCCCCAGCTTATCACTGCAATCCACCGGTGGTTTGATGCGCAGTTAAGCGATCATGCGCGCCATATCGAACCCGGGCAGCCGCATCAGCATATGCCCAATCAATAA
- the gshA gene encoding glutamate--cysteine ligase, with the protein MPVPHLSTALRGPILDLESRIINAMPTIEHWLRNKWREHTVPFYCSVDLRNSGFKLAPVDTNLFPGGFNNLNQEFIPLCVQAMMSAIEKICPDTHSVLLIPENHTRNTFYLQNIATLQNIIQRAGLNVRLGTLLPEITEATRIDLPDGQFITLEPIIRKNNKLGVKNFDPCAVLLNNDLSNGAPDILQNLHQTVIPPLHAGWATRRKSEHFAAYDRVAQEFADLIGIDPWLINPRFTSCGEINFLEKQGVECVAAAIDRILSVIRKKYQQYGVKEDPFVIVKADSGTYGMGIMTVKSGEEIHSLNRKQRNKMAVVKEGLQVSHVLVQEGVYTFETINQAVAEPVVYMIDRYVVGGFYRVHTGRGIDENLNAPGMHFVPLAFETTCLEASATQPNVIPNRFYAYGVVARLALLAAALELEQTDPHAQPPLSA; encoded by the coding sequence ATGCCAGTACCTCATCTCTCCACTGCTCTGCGCGGCCCTATCCTTGATCTTGAAAGCCGAATTATCAATGCCATGCCTACCATCGAGCATTGGCTCAGGAACAAGTGGCGTGAACATACCGTCCCTTTTTATTGCTCTGTCGACTTGCGCAATAGCGGTTTCAAATTGGCGCCTGTGGATACCAACTTGTTTCCCGGCGGTTTTAACAACCTGAACCAGGAATTCATTCCGCTGTGCGTGCAAGCGATGATGAGCGCAATTGAAAAAATATGCCCTGATACGCATAGCGTGCTGCTGATTCCGGAAAACCACACGCGCAATACCTTCTACTTGCAGAATATCGCAACCCTGCAAAACATCATCCAGCGCGCCGGATTGAATGTACGGCTGGGTACCTTGCTGCCGGAAATCACCGAAGCCACCCGGATTGATTTACCGGATGGGCAATTCATTACGCTTGAACCCATAATCCGTAAAAATAACAAACTCGGCGTCAAAAATTTCGATCCCTGTGCGGTGCTTCTGAATAATGATCTATCTAATGGCGCCCCTGATATCTTGCAGAACTTGCACCAAACCGTCATTCCGCCCCTGCATGCCGGCTGGGCGACACGGCGCAAATCGGAGCACTTTGCTGCGTATGATCGCGTGGCGCAGGAATTCGCCGATCTGATCGGCATTGATCCCTGGTTGATCAATCCGCGTTTTACATCGTGCGGCGAAATCAATTTCCTGGAAAAACAAGGCGTAGAATGCGTTGCAGCTGCGATTGACCGGATTCTCTCAGTAATCAGGAAAAAATATCAGCAATATGGCGTCAAGGAAGATCCTTTCGTCATCGTCAAGGCCGATTCCGGCACGTACGGCATGGGCATCATGACGGTCAAGAGCGGCGAGGAAATCCATAGTCTCAACCGCAAGCAACGTAACAAGATGGCCGTGGTAAAAGAAGGCTTGCAAGTTTCCCATGTGCTGGTGCAGGAAGGTGTCTACACCTTTGAAACCATCAATCAGGCAGTCGCGGAGCCGGTCGTGTACATGATCGACCGCTATGTCGTCGGCGGTTTTTACCGTGTTCATACCGGACGCGGCATCGACGAAAACTTGAATGCGCCGGGCATGCATTTCGTGCCGCTAGCGTTTGAAACCACCTGTCTGGAAGCCAGCGCCACGCAGCCGAACGTCATCCCGAACCGCTTTTATGCCTATGGTGTCGTTGCACGTCTCGCCCTGCTAGCCGCTGCATTGGAGCTGGAGCAAACCGATCCGCACGCGCAACCGCCGTTATCCGCCTGA